The following are encoded in a window of Panicum virgatum strain AP13 chromosome 5N, P.virgatum_v5, whole genome shotgun sequence genomic DNA:
- the LOC120675951 gene encoding putative protein FAR1-RELATED SEQUENCE 10 produces MDCDASSAIRHCLTEVSPEQEGIMNIDLELGVAEMIRDKFVGGDSGQIEGNGQEGGDSGAEEAELALEAGNVITERRIGWTRKSAREGPSVRIAVNEESAITRALSQAARNQGSPIFQPLEGTLFSSSEEARDFFNLYSWEIGFGTRYGRSNKNNKGYTTRQDIVCSCEGSPRTKNCASIRTRCKVMIRLLRTSDHGWYISRVSTSHNHKLSEGYAEKKQWNSHSMIDPSTKYFIKKLRDNNVSIGRVCSIIGVTDSSAMNPVRKETIRSLCAKVARENMADDIGKTVKLLREMKIMKDRTGDQRGG; encoded by the exons ATGGATTGCGATGCGTCCAGTGCAATTCGACATTGTTTAACTGAGGTTTCACCAGAACAAGAGGGAATCATGAATATAGATCTAGAATTGGGAGTAGCGGAGATGATTCGGGACAAATTTGTGGGAGGTGATTCAGGTCAGATTGAAGGAAATGGACAGGAGGGTGGAGACTCTGGAGCAGAGGAAGCTGAACTTGCATTGGAGGCTGGTAATGTGATCACCGAGCGACGGATAGGTTGGACGAG GAAATCAGCTAGGGAAGGCCCGTCCGTGCGGATTGCTGTAAACGAGGAGAGTGCGATTACAAGGGCACTGAGCCAAGCAGCTAGGAATCAAGGATCTCCAATTTTCCAACCTCTGGAGGGTACATTATTCAGTAGTAGTGAAGAGGCGAGAGATTTCTTTAATCTTTATTCATGGGAGATTGGGTTTGGAACCCGTTATGGTCGTAGCAACAAGAATAATAAGGGGTACACAACCAGGCAAGATATTGTTTGTTCTTGTGAG GGATCACCGCGAACCAAGAATTGTGCGTCTATCAGGACTAGATGTAAAGTTATGATAAGGCTGCTGAGAACAAGTGATCATGGGTGGTACATTAGTCGAGTTAGCACAAGCCACAACCACAAATTATCAGAGGGGTATGCAGAGAAGAAACAGTGGAATTCTCACAGCATGATTGATCCGAGCACTAAGTATTTCATCAAGAAACTTCGAGACAACAATGTCAGTATTGGAAGGGTTTGCAGCATTATTGGTGTCACAGATAGTAGTGCTATGAATCCAGTTCGTAAAGAGACCATCAGGTCACTCTGCGCGAAGGTAGCAAGGGAAAATATGGCTGATGACATTGGTAAAACTGTCAAACTTTTACGGGAAATGAAAATCATGAAGGACCGgacaggcgaccagaggggggggtga